The genomic interval TTTTCCTGGCTGCGACATTATTGATTGATATGAGAGTGGTATTGATCTTCCTTTCTTGGCAAGACAGTTTAAGTATTTTCCAAAAATGTTAAACCTCTCCCCATTAAACTaggttaaacacatcattacacCCCCCAGTAGTCAAATACAATAATTGCAAACAATACAAGTAAATATTTCAAGAGTAGGTATAGAGTTTAAACCCCAATACCTTTGAGGCTTTGAATCCATCCATTAGTTCCATGATTCTTTGCAGATCCTCTCTTTTAGGTTCACTGTCCTCCCTTGCTACATTAAGCTCGATCACCTGCCCTCTGCTGGGGATCAGCGGTAATGCCGTGTTGTCAGAGCCTATGATCTCAGCGCCTCTGTCTTTAGAGAAGCTGTTCACCAACATCCTTGAACTCTCACTCACTTCACTGTCACCGTCTTCCTTTTTCGCCTGTTAAAATAGATGGTCTGCTGTAAATAAGACAAGTTGATGGATTTTGCTCATAGGGTGAAACATACAAACCTTATGGACTGGACTGAATGAAGGGCTGCCGTGGGTGTGATGTGTTTGACTGGCAGGTGGGCTGTTTGGTCTGAGGCTGGCTGAGGAGTTGTGTTTGGCTGAAGAGCTGGGACTCTGACTGGACTGATCTGTCAGGTTGTGTGGGAGCTGAGTGAGTACTGAAGTGGGGTGAGGGCTGCTCTTGCTCAGACGAGCAGATGCACTCTCCTGGTCTGAAGAGGAAGTACAGCGGTTGTAAATAAGGTCCAGCTGTTTGCAGAAGTGATTGAGGGGGAATCCTACGACATTGAGGAAGTCTCCGTGGACGTACTCCACCAGCATGCCCCCAAGAGCCTGGATACCATAACCGCCAGCTTTGTCCCTAACACACAGAGGCAGACTTTTCACTAAAACAACAAGATACAGTTCACACACTATATGATTCTGCTTTCAGagatttccagacattttctggaaggGGTGTTTGTGAGATAGCAAATGTCTGAGACACTTGTTTcgcacattttctggaacttttcctacCAACCTCCTAGTAAAATGGGCCCATGTGGATTTTAAGCAGGAAAACAATCACATTGAGCGAGTGGGCGTGCTGATgatctaacctgagagagacaTATAACTGAAAtaactaaaaaaacaaaccaaaagatGGTCAAGATTAAAAAGACGACCCATACACTTTGAGGATGCGGGCGGATATGTAAACTttgaaagacaacaagattcgagagcttttgatAATAAGGAATGTGGGCCTGTAATCATAAAAATGTCAGCAGATTATGTCCGTTGTCCTTCATTTGCCTGAAACCTGCTTTTCTGGCACATTAGGTAAGCAAAGCTGGAACAAACACAGCTGGAACCGAATTCAGGCGTCAAAGTCCAAAAAGCAACGAGTTCATGAAGCTCAAAATCCACTGACATTATCTCCATGGACTGAATGTATGCTGATGTTACTAAACCAGAAGAAATCAATAGCTGTTACGAATGAGAAAAGTTCAAATGATAATACTCACATGGGCTCACCACTATTGATGTACTCCCACAGCATATCTTCTGAGAGATCAGCAAACTTCACCTTTGTTTCTTCGTAGAAGTCAATCAGCTGGTAATCCACTTCTTCATCTGCAGGTCAGGGGAGTTTGTAAATGGCTGGTAAAGCCTCCCCGTATACAGTACATGTATAAAAGCAGCATGACATTTTCCAATTGACTCAATTGTACAGATTTTCCGATGAAGCAATGAATCAATCAAAGAAAATACTCTTTTGACTCACTTTCTTTCTCATGACAGAGGACAATGGCTACACCAGTGAAGACACTGTGCTCTTTACCGCTCAAACtgggaaaaggagaaaagtgTCAGTTTCTACTGTTGATCATTCACACAGAAACCACGTAAATGAAACTAACCTCGACAGCATCCTGTAAGCGTCATGTTTGTCCACTGGCTTCTCTAGAATCATCCCATCCACACTCTATGGACATGACAAAACATTATagtgaatacaaaaaaatacatttaaaaaagacaataaatgtGTATTGCAGACAATTAACAGATAAAATACTTTGACATGTTCTTTCTCTTACCACAATAGTGTCTGCTCCAATAACAATGTCTGGAGTTTTCAAATGTTTCTAAAGCAGATGAAGACACATTATGAAATGAACATGTAGCTCGACAGCCAAAATGCGATGAATAgtgtcagacaaaaaaaaaatacacatgacTCACAATGGGCATCCTCCTGGCCACCTCAAGGGCTTTCTGTTTGGCTGTCTCCACAGCGTACTCATGAGGCGCTGTGTAAAGTCCCTTATCAAGGGTTTCTTTAAACCAGGATGGTACCACCTCAAAGCGTAAACCCTGACATGAATATACACAAAATAGTTATTTGTAATCACTGCTattacataaacaaaacaacaaataaatgttCATTCAACCCAGGGTTTCTCTTCTTTAGTGTGTGAACTGCCTCATTTGAAATGTATGGACAGGGGGGTGcaataggttaaaaaaaatcactttttttccacatgtgataaaacactttatttccACTAGAGACTGACCGATTAATACGCGGGTCAATAACAACCGATATAACCTTTGCAGACATATTGGTGCATATGTTCCCTGTTGTGGCATTTCTGAGGAACGAGACACAATCTCTTCCAGTATTGTCACACTGTAATGCTCAGAGCATGGTGCACAAGACAACAGTTGGTTTACAATATGCACAGTTGCACACCGATGGGAAATGTTCTTTCTCTTTAAACATTTGgctccttcctccccctctgGTTGAGGGTTAGGGTTTCTAAGCCAAAGGTCAGGATCTTGTGATGACATCAAGACAACAATGCCATAGTTTAGGCAATCAGGccaagattcattcagttgtacaGGATACAGCATGATAGAGGTTACATTGTACaagattcaatcatgatcaatcaaacaggaaattaaaatgattgaaTTGTGGATGatcaaaatgttacatttcccttaaaGTCCATTATTGCATCACTGCAGTTTAAACCTCACACGTGGAGATAAAAAAGTCTAAACTCAGTTGAACTGCTGTGAGGTCACCTGATAATTTAAATAGCTCATGAAAGATTTACTGTACAGACTTTGGACTATTTTATCAACATGCTCATTTTTATTCAGTCTGTAAAGAAGAACAAAAGCGATTTTGGGGAGTCAACTTTTTCAAGCTCAATTCAACATATATTTTCAcaggaaaaaaattatttgagtATAATGTAATGGCTGCAATATACAAACATTCTATGAGTATAAACAGGAGGAGACATACCGCGTTGCGAAGAATCTCCAGTCTCCTCGGAGAGGCACTTGCCAGCACGACCAGTTTGCCGGAGAGCTTGGAAATGACAGGGTTCAGCACCATGGTGGCTCTCTCGTCTGACTGCTCTCTAGGTCATACAAACAGGTGAACGTTACAGATGTGGCCCAGTTCTCTCACATGACTGCAGCTGTTCACTGTCACAGAGGAGATACCCATAGAGCTAAACTATCAGGAGGCTGATCAATCAGGACAACAACTAATTAGATAAGAGAACTAGTACACAAGagaaaaatgttaaacattCTCCTGTGTTAAACATTAATCTGTTTGAGGGTTTGCATCGTATAACAGTTAATACTTCACCTTCTTACTTAAAGGAGTCTCTTTGGACTATGAGACATTGCTGTggatattttttacttttctctgaCAATTTGATTGGATTAAACAATAAATTCATGCAtctaaactaaaaataataataacaacatgcaGCCGTTGCTCCCTGTGTCTAAAAACCCCCCAATAACAATGCATTTGATGAGAAAACAGTGCTGCTGTCAACTTAACTCACAGAAAAGACATAATGTTATATAAAATGgataaaagaacagaaaatacAGAGGTTGTGCAGCGTCTGTACCACCGCCATGTGGTTAATAATATGTCATACTTATGAATGTGCTTATAGCAGATAATATAAGATATAAAACtccctgctctgctgctctaCTTCTGCTAACTTAGGGTTCAGCTGCAGTAGCTCATGTTAGCTTCAGCTTGTGTAGCTAGAGCCAAAGTGACAGTATCGTTACTCGTTCATTCGGTGAGTTTACACCGTGAAGAAGAAGCGATTCAATCAACACGGCCATTAAACAGCATGTTTCACGGAATCAGAGATGAATTACAAAAGGAAACGTGTCACTCACCTGAACAAGTTAGAAAACTGACAGAGGCAACGACCAGACAGTGTGACGGCGCATACGTGATGACGTCAGACCTGTGCAGCAGATCCACCAATCACACACTTGTTGGAGAAGCAGCAAAactattattcttattcttattcttattcttagtATACTGACCATGgaattacatttattaaattaaattgataaTGCCACTTTTAAAtagtaaatacaaattaaaaggaaaCCCTAGTCATTCAATGATAATCACGGTACAGACATAAGCAGAGTGGATCAATCGATAACCGATTGTTGGAGGAGGAATAGCATCAAAGCCCCTACTACTGCTGCTACTTCCAATAATCGTAAACATGATAattttaatgataataataataattattttctttttttaagaggaaCACCGTAAATGAGAATTAAAATAGGGATGTGAAACGAAGAAACTATCAACCAtcagtaacattttatttgaatagacCATattaacaatttacaatttgccTTAACAAGGTACAACACCCTCTGTTCGTAACCCTAAACatgagtaaggaaaaactactaaaaacagacagaagtgcaatagatgccacatgtaactgagaacatcaaccttacagtatttacaacattgattagaagaatgtcaatgtttaaagtatttaatcATTAGAAAATGTCTTATGGAGATGAATGGAGTGTATTGACTACAGCCTTTGTGAATGGGCCATATAGTCTATAGTAAATCCTAGATAATTACAAACCACAGACATGTACAGAGGTAATgttcaaaatgtacattttaaatgctcGGCTATGTTTGGGCACAGTGAAACGGAAATTTAACAATTCATTCACATTTAATTGACACATGTGGATGCTACATAGTTTGTCAGAATGACTGATTATGATGCTTGCTGTGGCAGATAATAAAATGTGTGGACATGGatatacaaacaaacagttaAACCTATAGTTTAAACCTAGAATTTTGGCAAGAACCACAGCTGCAGTCAATCTCCATTTTTTCTATGgtgctaaaaaaacaaaactggagGAGGTCATTTTGAAATTCCACACATGACAATATGTTGTAAGAGACTGTCATACTCTTGGCAACCCTTAACATTCACGTGTGCCTTTCTCTTCCTTCCGTAAAGCTCTCACTCTTGCCTTACATCCTCTGGCTCTCTGACGTTGTGTGCC from Pleuronectes platessa chromosome 14, fPlePla1.1, whole genome shotgun sequence carries:
- the asmtl gene encoding probable bifunctional dTTP/UTP pyrophosphatase/methyltransferase protein isoform X1, with product MVLNPVISKLSGKLVVLASASPRRLEILRNAGLRFEVVPSWFKETLDKGLYTAPHEYAVETAKQKALEVARRMPIKHLKTPDIVIGADTIVSVDGMILEKPVDKHDAYRMLSSLSGKEHSVFTGVAIVLCHEKENEEVDYQLIDFYEETKVKFADLSEDMLWEYINSGEPMDKAGGYGIQALGGMLVEYVHGDFLNVVGFPLNHFCKQLDLIYNRCTSSSDQESASARLSKSSPHPTSVLTQLPHNLTDQSSQSPSSSAKHNSSASLRPNSPPASQTHHTHGSPSFSPVHKAKKEDGDSEVSESSRMLVNSFSKDRGAEIIGSDNTALPLIPSRGQVIELNVAREDSEPKREDLQRIMELMDGFKASKALFTASKLCVFDLLHRSPGLDSAQMAQEIKASVKGTECLLEACVSLGLLKSKDRTCQKPVYENTDLAVRFLRSDASYSLHGYIQHCNNTVWPLFSHLESAVLEGSHQHEKAFGKKTNDLFQDTYYNNQEIKLRFMRAMHSIAKVTGKDVATAFDLSTFKTACDLGGCTGAMAYEFTKAHPGLSVTVFDLPAVVEMIEHFRPQHKDNRVSFVAGDFFQDELPKADLYILARILHDWSDEKVHSLLSKIAQTCTPGCALLIAETMLDGLTPYSALQSLNMLTQTEGVERTESKYADMLSKHGFGNTRVVRTRNFLDAVIAIKM
- the asmtl gene encoding probable bifunctional dTTP/UTP pyrophosphatase/methyltransferase protein isoform X2, with protein sequence MVLNPVISKLSGKLVVLASASPRRLEILRNAGLRFEVVPSWFKETLDKGLYTAPHEYAVETAKQKALEVARRMPIKHLKTPDIVIGADTIVSVDGMILEKPVDKHDAYRMLSSLSGKEHSVFTGVAIVLCHEKENEEVDYQLIDFYEETKVKFADLSEDMLWEYINSGEPMDKAGGYGIQALGGMLVEYVHGDFLNVVGFPLNHFCKQLDLIYNRCTSSSDQESASARLSKSSPHPTSVLTQLPHNLTDQSSQSPSSSAKHNSSASLRPNSPPASQTHHTHGSPSFSPVHKAKKEDGDSEVSESSRMLVNSFSKDRGAEIIGSDNTALPLIPSRGQVIELNVAREDSEPKREDLQRIMELMDGFKASKALFTASKLCVFDLLHRSPGLDSAQMAQEIKASVKGTECLLEACVSLGLLKSKDRTCQKPVYENTDLAVRFLRSDASYSLHGYIQHCNNTVWPLFSHLESAVLEGSHQHEKAFGKKTNDLFQDTYYNNQEIKLRFMRAMHSIAKVTGKDVATAFDLSTFKTACDLGGCTGAMAYEFTKAHPGLSVTVFDLPAVVEMIEHFRPQHKDNRVSFVAGDFFQDELPKADLYILARILHDWSDEKVHSLLSKIAQTCTPGCGLLLSEIFLDEDRKGPCRGLLQALSMSVGKQRSAAEYTLLLKSHGFITAHVRHTDNLLDAMLCIRV